The Streptomyces nitrosporeus genome includes a window with the following:
- a CDS encoding MFS transporter — protein sequence MGSALRRIQVGSALSAFGLGFTVPYLYVYVAQVRDLGAGTAGVVLAVFAMAALAVLPFTGRAIDRRGPLSVLVVASAAAAVGAVALGVSAGVTTTVLSAAVLGAGTAVMQPALATMLVRCSDASTRTRVFAMQFFLQNLGLGIGGLVGGQLVDVGKPSSFTVLFLIEAAMFVVLGVVAATVRMPQNRAVTGSTSGEAAAPAAGLRALLSHRAMVQLCVLGFVIFFACYGQFESGLAAYGTEAAGIDPSTLGVALAANTAVIVLAQFVVLRLVERRRRSRVIAWVGLIWAFAWIVAGYAGLGHGSQTMATAAMISTYALFGLGEAMLSPTVAPLVADLAPESMVGQYNSAFALVKQLALAVGPAVGGPMGASLHGPYIVTFVLFSLGVTVLALKLGRRLAPHQDNPSLAPVPSRVVAVSLPESEPAVAPAATR from the coding sequence ATGGGTTCGGCACTGCGGCGGATCCAGGTGGGAAGCGCGCTGAGCGCGTTCGGCCTCGGATTCACCGTCCCGTATCTGTACGTCTACGTGGCACAGGTCCGGGATCTTGGTGCCGGTACGGCAGGTGTCGTACTGGCGGTCTTCGCCATGGCAGCGCTGGCCGTCCTGCCGTTCACCGGGCGCGCCATCGACCGGCGCGGCCCGTTGTCCGTACTGGTGGTGGCCTCGGCCGCGGCGGCGGTGGGCGCCGTGGCGCTCGGGGTGTCGGCGGGTGTGACCACGACCGTGCTGTCGGCCGCGGTGCTCGGTGCGGGCACCGCCGTCATGCAGCCGGCCCTCGCGACGATGCTGGTGCGGTGCTCCGACGCCTCGACCCGTACCCGGGTGTTCGCCATGCAGTTCTTCCTGCAGAACCTGGGGCTCGGCATCGGTGGTCTCGTCGGCGGGCAGCTGGTCGATGTCGGGAAGCCGTCGAGCTTCACCGTCCTCTTCCTGATCGAGGCCGCGATGTTCGTGGTGCTCGGCGTGGTCGCGGCCACCGTGCGTATGCCGCAGAACCGGGCCGTCACGGGGAGCACGTCCGGTGAGGCCGCCGCTCCCGCCGCCGGACTCCGTGCTCTGCTCTCGCACCGGGCGATGGTCCAGCTGTGTGTGCTGGGCTTCGTGATCTTCTTCGCCTGCTACGGGCAGTTCGAGTCGGGGCTCGCGGCGTACGGCACCGAGGCCGCCGGCATCGACCCCTCGACGCTCGGTGTGGCACTGGCGGCCAACACCGCGGTCATCGTGCTGGCCCAGTTCGTCGTGCTGCGTCTGGTGGAGCGCCGGCGGCGCAGCCGGGTCATCGCGTGGGTCGGTCTGATCTGGGCGTTCGCCTGGATCGTCGCCGGGTACGCCGGGCTCGGCCACGGCAGCCAGACGATGGCGACGGCCGCGATGATCTCGACGTACGCGCTGTTCGGACTGGGTGAGGCGATGCTGTCGCCGACCGTGGCGCCGCTGGTCGCCGATCTCGCGCCCGAGTCCATGGTCGGTCAGTACAACTCGGCCTTCGCCCTGGTGAAGCAGCTGGCGCTGGCGGTCGGCCCGGCCGTGGGCGGCCCGATGGGCGCGTCGCTGCACGGGCCGTACATCGTGACCTTCGTGCTGTTCTCCCTCGGGGTGACCGTCCTGGCGCTGAAGCTGGGCCGGCGGCTCGCCCCCCACCAGGACAACCCGTCGCTCGCGCCGGTGCCGTCCCGGGTGGTGGCCGTGTCCCTGCCGGAGAGCGAGCCCGCCGTGGCTCCCGCCGCCACTCGCTGA
- a CDS encoding sigma-70 family RNA polymerase sigma factor gives MSGDAQQDEPIAAAPGGGTGTGGPSAFQVPGQAGRGTPDGPAGGGTVLPGPWSSPADGTLPGGTTSGAAVSGGTAPGDAGGPGGAVFAVPLQREGRAGSAGPGVSDAELIQGMRSGDDRAYDELFRRHSAAVRRYARTCCRDAHTADDLTAEVFARTLQAVRGGKGPEEAVRAYLMTAVRHVAAAWTKSARREQLVDDFAVFAAQATRSTGLPEAETLDLGADVRAMHEADRSMAVQAFRSLPERWQAVLWHTAVEEESPSEVAPLFGLSANATAVLALRAREGLKQAYLQAHVSRSLTSGGDCARYADRLGAHARGGLRTRAERGLRKHLDACAKCRVAAGELKSVNAGIPALLPVAVIGWFAAGYAVKAAGVVAGGAAGAAGAGAAAAATGGGASSGGPAGGAAAEGLGAPAKAGIAAAAAVAATAGLVWALVGDEGTAPVPAPVAKPPAVAAATPSPTPPPEPTTAPPAPPAPPVTPPAASAPTPTPTPAPAPRRRPAPAEATSAPAPSPSASVPAPEPSPVPPPPATPPPPEVFQVNELAYSVAGDHIAPEIVLGESRGVVWQRTGLSVGGTAYAHGVTVRPRSSIAIRLNRTCTRYEAVVGVDDLTQGAGPVRLPVRFFVQGGDGSQLWASPVLRGGDTAVPADVAIEGQEAIRLVVEPAGPMGGAALADWAESRISCR, from the coding sequence ATGAGTGGTGACGCGCAGCAGGACGAGCCCATCGCCGCTGCCCCCGGCGGGGGGACGGGGACCGGCGGACCGTCCGCGTTCCAGGTGCCCGGCCAGGCGGGCCGGGGGACGCCGGACGGACCGGCCGGGGGCGGCACCGTGCTGCCGGGTCCCTGGTCCTCACCGGCCGACGGGACGCTACCCGGCGGGACCACATCCGGTGCGGCGGTGTCCGGCGGCACCGCGCCCGGTGACGCCGGCGGTCCGGGCGGTGCCGTCTTCGCCGTGCCTCTCCAGCGTGAGGGCCGCGCGGGCTCGGCCGGCCCGGGGGTGTCCGACGCCGAGCTGATCCAGGGCATGCGGTCCGGCGACGACCGGGCCTACGACGAGCTGTTCCGGCGCCACTCCGCGGCCGTCCGCCGGTACGCGCGCACCTGCTGCCGTGACGCGCACACCGCCGACGACCTGACGGCGGAGGTGTTCGCCCGGACACTGCAGGCGGTACGGGGCGGGAAGGGCCCGGAGGAGGCGGTGCGCGCCTACCTCATGACGGCGGTACGCCATGTCGCCGCCGCCTGGACGAAGAGCGCGCGGCGTGAGCAACTCGTCGACGACTTCGCGGTGTTCGCCGCGCAGGCGACGCGTTCCACCGGTCTTCCGGAGGCGGAGACCCTCGATCTGGGTGCCGATGTGCGGGCGATGCACGAGGCGGACCGGTCGATGGCCGTGCAGGCGTTCCGCAGTCTGCCGGAACGCTGGCAGGCGGTGCTCTGGCACACCGCGGTGGAGGAGGAGTCACCGAGCGAGGTGGCCCCGCTGTTCGGCCTGTCGGCCAATGCCACGGCGGTGCTGGCCCTCCGGGCGAGGGAAGGGCTCAAGCAGGCCTACCTCCAGGCGCATGTGAGCCGTTCCCTGACCTCCGGCGGGGACTGCGCCCGGTACGCGGACCGGCTCGGCGCCCATGCCCGCGGGGGCCTGCGCACCCGGGCCGAGCGGGGGCTGCGCAAGCATCTCGACGCGTGTGCGAAGTGCCGGGTGGCCGCCGGTGAGCTGAAGAGCGTCAACGCCGGTATCCCGGCGCTGCTTCCGGTCGCGGTCATCGGCTGGTTCGCCGCGGGGTACGCGGTCAAGGCGGCGGGCGTCGTCGCGGGCGGGGCGGCCGGGGCGGCGGGCGCCGGTGCGGCAGCGGCGGCGACGGGCGGCGGCGCCTCCTCGGGCGGACCTGCGGGCGGGGCCGCAGCCGAAGGACTCGGCGCTCCGGCGAAGGCCGGTATCGCGGCGGCCGCCGCCGTGGCGGCCACGGCCGGACTGGTCTGGGCGCTGGTGGGCGACGAGGGGACGGCCCCGGTGCCCGCGCCGGTGGCGAAACCCCCGGCGGTGGCTGCGGCCACACCGTCCCCCACTCCCCCGCCGGAGCCCACGACCGCTCCGCCCGCACCACCGGCACCCCCCGTGACGCCCCCGGCGGCCTCGGCACCCACACCGACGCCCACGCCGGCGCCCGCACCGAGGCGGCGGCCGGCCCCGGCAGAGGCGACCTCCGCCCCGGCCCCCTCGCCCTCCGCTTCGGTCCCCGCGCCGGAGCCGAGCCCCGTACCGCCTCCCCCGGCCACCCCGCCCCCGCCCGAGGTCTTCCAGGTCAACGAGCTGGCGTACTCGGTGGCCGGGGACCACATCGCGCCGGAGATCGTCCTCGGGGAGTCCCGTGGTGTGGTCTGGCAGCGCACCGGTCTGTCGGTCGGCGGCACGGCGTACGCGCACGGGGTGACCGTCCGCCCCCGTTCGTCGATCGCCATCCGGCTCAACCGCACGTGCACGCGGTACGAGGCGGTGGTCGGCGTGGACGACCTGACGCAGGGGGCGGGCCCGGTGCGTCTCCCGGTGCGTTTCTTCGTCCAGGGCGGTGACGGGTCCCAGCTGTGGGCGTCCCCGGTGCTGCGCGGCGGAGACACGGCCGTACCGGCGGATGTCGCCATCGAGGGGCAGGAGGCGATCCGGCTCGTCGTGGAACCCGCCGGACCGATGGGCGGGGCGGCCCTGGCGGACTGGGCGGAATCCCGGATCAGCTGCCGCTGA
- a CDS encoding NAD(P)/FAD-dependent oxidoreductase, giving the protein MAPDSRGTAPGTRPAVRVLVVGGGYVGMYTALRLQRALRQRLRSGDAEITVVTPEPYMTYQPFLPEAAAGSISPRHVVVPLRRVLRDCKVVIGEVEHVDHDKRTATVTTLATGEDGTGAVGIAYDEIVLAPGSVARTLPVPGLAEFGIGFKTVEEAIGLRNHVIEQLDIASATRDPEVRDAALTFVFVGGGYAGVEALAELEDMARYASRYYHNILPSDLRWILVEASGRILPEVGPAMGRYVVGELRGRNIDVRLETRLDSCERRIVQLSDGSRFPARTLVWTAGVRPSPLLAATGLPLTGRGRLRCTAALRVEGVEHAWSAGDAAAVPDRASAEPGAETAPNAQHAVRQAKVLAQNILASLAGQPLTDYRHRSAGSVASLGLHKGVAQVHGRAVKGYPAWLIHRMYHLSRVPTFNRKARVLAEWTLAGLFKREIVSLGSLEHPRAEFEIAAGADPDPRRPGGAGDRARPGDGPSPDDGPPTSSG; this is encoded by the coding sequence ATGGCTCCAGATTCCCGGGGGACGGCCCCCGGCACCCGGCCGGCCGTACGCGTCCTCGTCGTCGGCGGCGGGTACGTCGGGATGTACACGGCCCTGCGCCTCCAGCGTGCGCTCAGGCAGAGACTGCGCAGCGGTGACGCCGAGATCACGGTGGTCACGCCCGAGCCCTACATGACGTACCAGCCGTTCCTGCCGGAGGCCGCGGCGGGCTCGATCTCGCCCCGCCACGTCGTCGTACCGCTGCGGCGGGTGCTGCGCGACTGCAAGGTCGTCATCGGCGAGGTGGAACACGTCGACCACGACAAGCGCACCGCGACCGTCACCACCCTCGCCACCGGCGAGGACGGCACCGGCGCCGTCGGGATCGCGTACGACGAGATCGTCCTCGCGCCCGGATCCGTCGCGCGCACCCTCCCCGTCCCCGGGCTCGCCGAATTCGGCATCGGCTTCAAGACCGTCGAGGAGGCCATCGGCCTGCGCAACCACGTGATCGAACAGCTGGACATCGCCTCCGCGACCCGGGACCCGGAGGTCCGGGACGCGGCCCTCACCTTCGTCTTCGTCGGCGGGGGCTACGCGGGCGTCGAGGCGCTGGCCGAACTCGAGGACATGGCCCGCTACGCCTCGCGCTACTACCACAACATCCTCCCCTCCGACCTGCGGTGGATCCTCGTCGAGGCGTCCGGCCGCATCCTCCCCGAGGTCGGCCCGGCCATGGGGAGGTACGTGGTCGGGGAGCTGCGCGGCCGCAACATCGACGTCCGGCTCGAGACACGGCTGGACAGCTGCGAGAGGCGGATCGTCCAGCTCAGCGACGGATCGCGCTTCCCGGCGCGGACCCTGGTGTGGACCGCGGGAGTCAGACCCTCGCCCCTCCTCGCCGCGACGGGCCTGCCCCTCACCGGACGCGGCAGACTGCGCTGCACCGCGGCCCTCCGGGTGGAGGGCGTCGAACACGCCTGGTCCGCCGGCGACGCCGCGGCCGTCCCCGACCGCGCCTCCGCCGAACCGGGCGCCGAGACCGCCCCCAACGCCCAGCACGCGGTCCGGCAGGCCAAGGTCCTCGCCCAGAACATCCTGGCCTCCCTCGCCGGCCAGCCCCTGACCGACTACCGGCACCGCAGCGCCGGTTCGGTCGCCTCCCTCGGGCTGCACAAGGGCGTCGCCCAGGTGCACGGGCGTGCGGTCAAGGGGTACCCGGCCTGGCTGATCCACCGCATGTACCACCTCAGCCGGGTGCCCACCTTCAACCGGAAGGCCCGGGTGCTCGCCGAGTGGACGCTGGCCGGGCTCTTCAAACGCGAGATCGTCTCCCTCGGTTCGCTCGAACACCCGCGCGCCGAATTCGAGATCGCGGCGGGCGCGGACCCGGATCCACGACGCCCCGGGGGCGCGGGGGACCGCGCACGCCCCGGGGACGGCCCCTCGCCGGACGACGGCCCGCCGACGTCGTCCGGCTGA
- a CDS encoding ATP-binding SpoIIE family protein phosphatase: MNFTRWSARLPGTRRRAAARDDQGSVPAARTGTARSGSARAPREGTPETSPEAGAASGILGRLPAPVALLHGPDLRIAYVNDAYTAAFGDRLHGAPAAEAMPELTELGLLPLVGQVLRSGTPRTVKSRKVRSGQSYTVTCTPAAVRDPRAEDGTDGGTGVLVYATDVTDHAEAAERLRASERRHRDTAVTLQRSLLPQDLEQPDDLRIAATYQPGGTDAAVGGDWYDVITLGAGRTALVIGDVMGRGVRAAAVMGQLRTAVRAYARLDLPPHEILQLLDVLAAEIDASQIATCVYAVHDPNEGHLVYASAGHLPILVRHEDGTVHSTAEPTGPPLGTGGWDHTSGTIALPPGSTAVLYTDGLVERRNEDIDVGVAALEHALSGAVGPPQVVCDRLIRSLGVTAEHDDDVAVLVVQHPARTGASAELFHNASLELLGGVEAAPRARAFATGVLTSWRFPVELCDLGVLAAGELVANSLQHGTPPMRLGLRRTDRRLIIEVTDGDEHLPRRRRAAPVDEAGRGISIIATIATSWGSRRTPGGGKAVWCEFALPG, encoded by the coding sequence GTGAACTTCACGCGCTGGAGCGCCCGCCTCCCCGGAACCCGACGTAGAGCCGCCGCGCGGGACGACCAGGGCTCCGTCCCCGCCGCCCGCACCGGGACGGCACGCTCCGGTTCCGCCCGCGCACCGCGGGAGGGGACGCCGGAGACCTCACCGGAGGCGGGCGCCGCGAGCGGGATCCTCGGCCGTCTGCCCGCCCCGGTGGCCCTGCTGCACGGCCCCGACCTGCGCATCGCCTACGTCAACGACGCCTACACGGCGGCCTTCGGCGACCGGCTCCACGGCGCGCCCGCGGCCGAGGCCATGCCCGAGCTCACCGAACTCGGCCTGCTGCCCCTCGTCGGCCAGGTCCTGCGCAGCGGCACCCCCCGTACGGTCAAGTCCCGCAAGGTCCGAAGCGGCCAGTCCTACACCGTGACCTGCACACCGGCCGCCGTCCGCGACCCGCGGGCGGAGGACGGCACGGACGGGGGGACGGGCGTGCTCGTCTACGCCACGGACGTCACCGACCACGCCGAAGCCGCCGAACGGCTCCGCGCCAGCGAGCGCCGCCACCGGGACACCGCCGTCACCCTCCAGCGCTCCCTGCTGCCCCAGGACCTCGAACAGCCCGACGACCTGCGGATCGCGGCGACGTACCAGCCGGGCGGCACGGACGCCGCCGTCGGCGGCGACTGGTACGACGTGATCACCCTGGGCGCCGGCAGGACCGCCCTGGTCATCGGCGACGTGATGGGCCGCGGAGTGCGCGCCGCCGCCGTGATGGGCCAGCTGCGCACCGCCGTCCGCGCCTACGCGCGCCTCGACCTGCCGCCCCACGAGATCCTCCAGCTGCTGGACGTACTCGCCGCCGAGATCGACGCCAGCCAGATCGCCACCTGCGTGTACGCCGTCCACGACCCCAACGAGGGGCACCTCGTGTACGCCTCCGCAGGGCACCTGCCGATCCTCGTACGCCACGAGGACGGCACGGTCCACAGCACCGCGGAACCCACCGGCCCGCCCCTGGGCACCGGCGGCTGGGACCACACCTCCGGCACGATCGCCCTGCCGCCCGGCTCGACGGCGGTGCTCTACACCGACGGGCTGGTCGAACGCCGCAACGAGGACATCGACGTGGGGGTGGCCGCCCTGGAACACGCCCTGTCCGGGGCCGTGGGACCGCCGCAGGTGGTCTGCGACCGGCTCATCCGCTCCCTGGGAGTGACCGCGGAGCACGACGACGACGTGGCGGTGCTGGTCGTCCAGCACCCGGCCCGCACGGGGGCGAGCGCGGAGCTCTTCCACAACGCCTCGCTCGAACTGCTGGGCGGTGTCGAGGCGGCGCCCCGCGCACGGGCCTTCGCGACCGGGGTCCTGACCTCGTGGCGGTTCCCCGTGGAGCTCTGCGACCTGGGGGTGCTCGCCGCCGGCGAACTCGTGGCGAACTCCCTCCAGCACGGCACCCCGCCGATGAGACTGGGCCTGCGCCGGACCGACCGGCGTCTGATCATCGAGGTGACCGACGGGGACGAGCACCTTCCGCGCCGGCGCCGCGCCGCGCCGGTGGACGAGGCGGGACGCGGCATCTCCATCATCGCGACGATCGCCACCTCCTGGGGCTCCCGTCGTACACCGGGAGGCGGGAAGGCCGTCTGGTGCGAGTTCGCCCTGCCCGGCTGA
- a CDS encoding TetR/AcrR family transcriptional regulator, which translates to MHIQDLHGPGAATSAAEGRGTLGSVTVAVPPAAVRAAAAQTGTIRSAPLRVDAQRNLEHVLRAAREVFGELGYGAPMEDVARRARVGVGTVYRRFPSKDVLVRRIAEEETSRLTDQARSALGQEEEPWSALSRFLRTSVASGAGRLLPPHVLRVRTAQEEAAAIPATADDEQRVPQQRQGAVQAGPQVTGRRPAGGAGPGDDSGAFELLEVVGRLVARARESGELRADVTVADVLLVIATAAPALPDPAHQAAASARLLDILLEGLRSRPA; encoded by the coding sequence ATGCACATTCAGGATTTGCACGGGCCGGGTGCTGCCACCTCTGCTGCGGAGGGACGCGGGACGCTGGGCTCCGTGACGGTGGCCGTTCCACCGGCCGCGGTCCGGGCGGCCGCCGCCCAGACCGGCACGATCCGTTCGGCGCCGCTGCGGGTCGACGCCCAGAGGAATCTGGAACACGTCCTGCGGGCCGCCCGTGAGGTGTTCGGCGAGCTGGGGTACGGCGCGCCGATGGAGGACGTGGCCCGGCGTGCCAGGGTCGGGGTGGGGACGGTCTACCGCCGTTTCCCCAGCAAGGACGTGCTGGTCCGGCGGATAGCCGAGGAGGAGACCTCCCGGCTGACCGACCAGGCCCGTTCGGCGCTGGGACAGGAGGAGGAGCCGTGGTCCGCGCTCTCCCGCTTCCTGCGCACCTCGGTCGCCTCCGGGGCCGGGCGGCTGCTGCCGCCGCACGTGCTGCGGGTGCGGACCGCCCAGGAGGAGGCCGCCGCGATACCGGCGACGGCCGACGACGAGCAGCGGGTACCGCAGCAGCGCCAGGGGGCCGTGCAGGCCGGTCCTCAGGTGACCGGCCGTCGTCCCGCCGGCGGGGCGGGGCCGGGCGACGACTCCGGCGCCTTCGAACTGCTGGAGGTGGTGGGTCGGCTGGTGGCCCGGGCGCGCGAGTCGGGTGAGCTGCGGGCGGATGTGACCGTGGCCGATGTGCTGCTGGTCATCGCCACGGCGGCACCGGCGCTGCCGGACCCCGCTCATCAGGCCGCGGCCTCCGCACGGCTGCTGGACATCCTGCTGGAGGGTCTCCGCTCCCGTCCCGCGTGA